TCAGTTATTGTGCTTGAGATAGTCAAGGCAGAACTTGAGGGCTTCTTCACCGGGAAGACCCTTCGCCTTCGTGCCCTTCACGTAGTCGTCCAGGAGAGGTTTCATTTTCACGGCCCATCTGCCGTTCTCCTCGGCGGACAGGGGGATGATCTTGTTGCCCCTCTTCAGGGTAAAGTCTTTCCCCTCCTGCTCGATCTGATCCCAGAGGGCGCCCTGTTTTTCGATCCATTCGTGGGAGACCTGGTCGAATACCTTCTGGATGTCCGGGGGTAACGACGCCCAGCGTGCCTTGTTCATTACCACGAACATGCCGGTCGAATACCCCGCGGCATAGTCGAGGGTCGAATATTTGATGACCTCGCCCCACTTGAATCCCTGGAGCGCTTCCATGGGCGACATGGCGCCGTCCGCGACCCCTGTGCGGAGCGCATCATAGGTTTCCGGCTGGGTGGTGCCTACCGGCGCCCCGCCCAGGGCTATGACGATCTTCGAGGCGAGGCCGGTAGCCCTGATTTTCATACCCTTCACGTCCTCGAGTTTGGAGACCGGTTTTTTGGTGTGGAGGAGGCCGGGGCCGTGGGCATGGAGATAGAGCACTTTCACGTCGTCAAGCTCCTTCGGCTTGAATTTTGCGTAATATGCGTTGATCAACCTCGTGGCGGAGAGCCCGTCCCTGTAGCCGAGAGGCAGGTCGATGACTTCCGTGAGCGGAAATTTTCCCCTCGTATAGGCAAAGCAGCTAAAACCTATATCGGCAATGCCTTTCACCACATTGTCATAGGTCTGGGCCGCGGGGGTGAGGGTCCCTCCGGGAAAATAGGCGATCTTCACCTTGCCGTTGGTCCTTTTTTCGAGCTCCCGGCACCATTGCTCGGCGAGGAGACTGTGCTTATGGGGAGCGGGGAAGAAGTTGGAGTAGTTGAGAGAGATGACTTTCTGCGCGTCCACGCTGCCGGGAACAGATACGCTACAAAGAGTAAGGAGAAGAACCAGAAGAAATACTTCACCTGCAACAGCTTTTCTCATCGTGTTACCCCCATTCGATTTTTTGTTATGGCCCCGGGGTCATAACTTTTGGATTCCCGGGAGGTTCCTCCCTCCGCCCGAAGAATAAAAAAGTAATAACATAAGGATCAGGGGAATAAATGATAAGAAAAGGGCACTATAATGGCAGCATAAAGATGCTATTATAATTTATGGACAGAGGACAACGTAGGCCTGTCTTTACTCTTTTTCAGCCGAGGGACATGAGGTAGGATTTTAAATTGACCTTTCTTTTAGTGAGACCGAGCTTATCGCGGATATTCTG
The Syntrophorhabdaceae bacterium DNA segment above includes these coding regions:
- a CDS encoding TRAP transporter substrate-binding protein; translated protein: MRKAVAGEVFLLVLLLTLCSVSVPGSVDAQKVISLNYSNFFPAPHKHSLLAEQWCRELEKRTNGKVKIAYFPGGTLTPAAQTYDNVVKGIADIGFSCFAYTRGKFPLTEVIDLPLGYRDGLSATRLINAYYAKFKPKELDDVKVLYLHAHGPGLLHTKKPVSKLEDVKGMKIRATGLASKIVIALGGAPVGTTQPETYDALRTGVADGAMSPMEALQGFKWGEVIKYSTLDYAAGYSTGMFVVMNKARWASLPPDIQKVFDQVSHEWIEKQGALWDQIEQEGKDFTLKRGNKIIPLSAEENGRWAVKMKPLLDDYVKGTKAKGLPGEEALKFCLDYLKHNN